One stretch of Pradoshia sp. D12 DNA includes these proteins:
- a CDS encoding ornithine--oxo-acid transaminase: protein MTKTTVSNEVIEQTEQYGARNYHPLPIVIAEAEGVWVKDPEGNRYMDMLSAYSAVNQGHRHPRIIRALKEQADRVTLTSRAFHNDQLGPWYEKICKLANKDKALPMNTGAEAVETAFKAARRWAYDVKGVEKDKAEFIACTGNFHGRTMLAVSLSSDEEYKRGFGPMLPGIKLIPFGDIEALKEAITPNTAGFLIEPIQGEAGINIPSEGFLKEAYNVCKANDVLFIADEIQVGLCRTGRMFACEWEDVVPDIYILGKALGGGVFPISCILANHDILDVFNPGSHGSTFGGNPLACAVSMEAIDVLVEENLAGKSEQLGAYLSEELRKIENPIIKEIRGRGLFIGMELTESARPYCERLKDEGLLCKETHDNVIRFAPPLIITKEELDWAISKIKKVLSV from the coding sequence GTGACAAAGACAACTGTTTCCAACGAAGTGATTGAACAAACAGAACAATATGGTGCCAGGAACTATCACCCATTGCCGATTGTTATAGCAGAAGCTGAGGGTGTTTGGGTGAAGGATCCAGAGGGAAACCGATATATGGACATGCTGAGTGCTTATTCGGCTGTAAACCAGGGACATCGTCACCCAAGAATTATTCGAGCTTTAAAGGAGCAAGCAGATCGTGTAACTCTGACGTCAAGAGCTTTTCATAATGATCAGCTTGGTCCATGGTATGAAAAAATTTGTAAGCTAGCAAACAAAGACAAAGCACTTCCTATGAATACTGGTGCGGAGGCGGTTGAAACAGCTTTTAAAGCTGCAAGAAGATGGGCCTATGATGTAAAAGGAGTGGAAAAGGACAAGGCAGAATTTATCGCCTGCACTGGGAACTTTCATGGCAGAACGATGCTCGCTGTTTCTCTTTCTTCTGATGAAGAATATAAAAGAGGTTTTGGTCCAATGCTGCCAGGCATTAAGCTTATCCCATTTGGCGATATAGAAGCTTTAAAGGAAGCGATTACTCCCAATACAGCAGGCTTTTTGATTGAGCCGATCCAAGGTGAAGCAGGAATTAATATACCTTCTGAAGGGTTCCTTAAGGAAGCATATAATGTATGTAAGGCTAATGATGTTTTATTTATTGCAGATGAGATTCAGGTAGGGCTTTGCAGAACGGGCAGGATGTTTGCGTGTGAGTGGGAGGATGTTGTTCCTGATATTTATATTTTGGGTAAGGCCCTTGGTGGCGGAGTATTCCCAATTTCCTGTATTCTGGCCAATCATGATATTCTTGATGTTTTTAATCCGGGATCCCATGGATCTACATTTGGTGGTAATCCATTAGCCTGCGCAGTATCTATGGAGGCTATTGATGTGTTAGTTGAAGAGAATTTGGCTGGAAAATCCGAACAGCTGGGAGCCTATCTGAGTGAAGAATTAAGGAAGATTGAAAATCCTATTATAAAAGAAATCAGAGGCCGTGGTTTATTTATTGGTATGGAATTAACGGAATCAGCACGCCCATATTGTGAACGGTTAAAGGATGAGGGCTTATTATGTAAGGAAACTCATGATAATGTCATCCGTTTTGCCCCACCACTTATCATTACCAAAGAAGAGCTTGATTGGGCGATTTCAAAAATTAAAAAGGTATTGTCTGTATAA
- a CDS encoding aminotransferase, translating into MIKTSYLSDTAREMKPSGIRKFFDLAAGMEGIVSLGVGEPDFVTPWRYREAAILSMEEGYTSYTANAGLLDLREEIAAYMSRRFQVTYSPENQIIVTVGASQAIDIALRAILNPGEEVIVVEPCFVSYAPLVALAGGKPVSVGTMKESDFKLLPEQLEAAITPKTKAIMICSPNNPTGTQLSKDDLKALAEIAIKHDVLVISDEIYAELVYDDAYTSFAAIEGMYERTILISGFSKGFAMTGWRLGFVCANKEISEAMLKIHQYAIMCAPTSAQYAALEALRYGAGYVEEMRMSYNHRRNYIVSSFNEIGLKCHTPGGAFYAFPSIESTGMSSEEFAEKLLIEEKVAVVPGNVFGIGGEGHIRCSYATSIDQLREALTRIERFLNNHS; encoded by the coding sequence ATGATTAAAACGAGTTATCTATCTGATACGGCTCGAGAAATGAAGCCCTCCGGAATACGTAAATTTTTTGATTTGGCAGCAGGCATGGAAGGTATCGTTTCGCTTGGTGTAGGTGAGCCAGATTTTGTTACTCCGTGGCGATACAGGGAAGCTGCTATCCTCTCGATGGAAGAAGGCTATACGTCTTACACAGCAAATGCAGGATTGCTTGATTTACGCGAGGAAATTGCAGCCTATATGAGTAGACGTTTTCAGGTAACATACTCCCCTGAAAATCAAATTATTGTAACTGTAGGTGCAAGTCAGGCAATCGATATCGCCTTACGAGCCATTCTCAACCCAGGAGAAGAAGTAATAGTCGTTGAACCATGCTTCGTATCCTATGCTCCATTAGTGGCATTGGCAGGAGGTAAGCCTGTTTCGGTTGGAACCATGAAAGAATCTGATTTTAAATTGTTACCCGAACAGTTAGAAGCAGCTATAACACCGAAAACGAAGGCGATTATGATTTGTTCACCTAATAATCCAACAGGAACCCAATTGTCTAAGGATGATTTGAAAGCATTAGCTGAAATTGCTATTAAACATGATGTTCTTGTGATTTCCGATGAAATCTATGCGGAACTTGTTTATGATGACGCGTATACCAGCTTTGCAGCCATTGAAGGGATGTATGAACGGACGATTTTAATATCAGGCTTCTCAAAGGGATTTGCTATGACAGGCTGGAGGCTTGGTTTTGTATGTGCAAACAAAGAAATCTCTGAAGCTATGCTGAAAATCCACCAGTATGCGATTATGTGTGCCCCTACATCTGCCCAATATGCTGCTTTGGAGGCCCTGCGATATGGGGCGGGATATGTGGAAGAAATGCGTATGAGCTATAATCATCGAAGAAATTATATTGTTAGTTCATTTAATGAGATTGGTTTGAAGTGCCACACACCGGGTGGAGCATTTTATGCTTTTCCATCCATTGAATCTACTGGCATGAGCTCTGAAGAATTTGCAGAAAAATTATTGATTGAGGAAAAGGTAGCAGTAGTACCAGGCAATGTATTTGGTATAGGCGGAGAAGGGCATATCCGTTGCTCTTACGCTACATCTATCGATCAATTACGGGAAGCCTTAACCAGGATTGAACGATTTTTAAACAATCATTCATAA
- a CDS encoding sodium-dependent transporter: MQKHEQWSSKIGFILAAAGSAIGLGAIWKFPYMAGTNGGAAFFLLFIAFTLFIGAPILIAEFVIGRNAQKDAVSAYKVIAPNSKWFLLGWMGVIASVLLLSFYSVVGGWILSYLGRSLLGQITGVANYESLFNNIIENPYESIISQILFILLTIWVVQGGIKKGIERASKYMMPALFILFIILAVRSLTLDGAMEGVRFFLQPDFNKITGESVLLALGQAFFALSVGTSVMVTYASYLPKNENLMKSGFSVVGLNILISLLAGLVIFPAVFALGYDPASGPGLVFVILPAVFNEIAFGGFFMIIFMVLLLFATLTSAFSILEIVVAVISKENPEKRKSSAWLAGIITFIVGIPSALSYGILSDVHIAGKTFFDLADFIVSNLALPLGSLFISIFIGYVMDKNAVRTELQNGSKLKYWMFNGWYILVRYVCPAAILLVFLNSIGII; encoded by the coding sequence ATGCAAAAACATGAACAATGGTCATCAAAGATTGGATTTATTTTAGCTGCTGCCGGTTCAGCAATTGGACTGGGTGCCATTTGGAAATTCCCCTACATGGCTGGAACAAATGGCGGTGCAGCCTTCTTCCTTTTATTTATTGCGTTCACACTTTTTATCGGTGCTCCTATTTTAATTGCCGAATTTGTCATTGGACGAAATGCACAAAAAGATGCAGTCAGTGCCTATAAAGTTATAGCCCCTAATTCTAAATGGTTTTTATTGGGGTGGATGGGTGTAATTGCTTCCGTTCTGTTGCTATCCTTTTACAGTGTGGTAGGCGGCTGGATTTTATCCTATCTAGGCAGAAGTCTACTTGGGCAGATAACAGGGGTAGCTAATTATGAATCATTATTTAATAACATTATTGAAAATCCATATGAATCAATCATTTCTCAGATTCTGTTCATATTATTGACAATATGGGTGGTTCAGGGAGGAATCAAAAAAGGGATTGAACGGGCAAGCAAGTATATGATGCCGGCATTATTCATTTTGTTTATTATATTGGCCGTTCGATCGTTAACCCTGGATGGAGCTATGGAAGGTGTTAGATTCTTCTTGCAGCCAGACTTCAATAAAATCACGGGTGAATCCGTATTGCTGGCACTTGGACAAGCCTTTTTCGCTCTTAGTGTGGGAACATCTGTAATGGTAACCTACGCTTCCTATTTGCCGAAAAACGAGAATTTGATGAAATCCGGCTTTTCTGTTGTGGGATTAAATATTTTAATCTCCTTATTAGCAGGACTTGTTATTTTCCCTGCCGTATTTGCGTTGGGATATGATCCTGCATCAGGTCCAGGGCTAGTTTTTGTCATACTGCCAGCTGTATTTAATGAGATCGCATTCGGAGGATTTTTTATGATCATCTTTATGGTCTTATTGTTATTTGCGACTCTTACCTCCGCCTTTTCCATTTTGGAAATTGTTGTAGCAGTCATTTCAAAAGAAAATCCCGAGAAACGAAAATCTTCCGCATGGCTGGCTGGAATCATCACCTTCATTGTTGGGATTCCGAGTGCTTTATCCTATGGAATCTTAAGCGATGTTCATATTGCAGGTAAAACTTTCTTTGATCTGGCAGATTTTATTGTTTCAAATCTTGCCCTGCCGCTCGGTTCGCTGTTTATTTCTATATTTATAGGTTACGTTATGGATAAAAATGCAGTCAGAACAGAGTTACAAAATGGCTCGAAATTGAAATACTGGATGTTTAACGGTTGGTATATCTTAGTCCGTTACGTATGCCCTGCCGCAATTTTATTAGTCTTCCTGAACTCTATTGGAATTATTTAG
- a CDS encoding iron-containing alcohol dehydrogenase produces MQNFTYKNPTNLVFGKDTVKELKNLIPADSKNILLIYGGGSIKKNGLYDRVVDELKHRELTYHELSGVEPNPRISTVRKGVDICRENEVDFLLAIGGGSVIDCTKAIAAGVVYEGDPWDLVTKKAKVKGAMPFGTVLTLAATGSEMNSGSVITNWETQEKHGWGSPYTYPQFSILDPVNTFTVPRDQTIYGMVDMMSHVLETYFNHTENTPLQDRMCESVLKTVKETAPKLLNDMENYQYRETILYCGTVALNGTLSVGIRGDWATHNIEHAVSAVYDIPHAGGLAILFPNWMKHCMHENLDKLVRLGTEVFDVDPAGKSKEEIANDCIRNIRDFWTGIGAPSRLADYDIDDSKIELIADKAMVNGEFGNFKKLNKEDVLSILKASL; encoded by the coding sequence ATGCAAAATTTTACATATAAAAATCCGACAAATTTAGTATTTGGTAAGGATACAGTTAAAGAACTGAAAAATTTAATACCAGCCGATTCAAAAAATATTTTATTAATTTATGGTGGGGGAAGCATAAAGAAAAATGGCTTATATGATCGTGTTGTTGATGAGCTGAAGCACAGAGAACTAACCTATCATGAATTATCTGGAGTAGAACCAAATCCGCGTATCTCTACTGTGCGCAAAGGTGTCGATATATGCCGAGAAAATGAGGTTGATTTTCTTTTAGCTATTGGCGGAGGTAGTGTTATTGATTGTACGAAGGCAATTGCGGCAGGTGTTGTGTATGAGGGAGATCCATGGGATTTAGTCACCAAGAAAGCCAAAGTAAAGGGCGCTATGCCGTTTGGTACAGTTTTAACACTGGCAGCCACAGGCTCTGAAATGAACTCTGGCAGTGTGATTACGAATTGGGAGACACAGGAGAAGCACGGGTGGGGTTCACCCTATACATACCCTCAGTTTTCTATCCTGGATCCGGTTAATACGTTCACAGTTCCTCGCGATCAGACGATTTACGGAATGGTTGATATGATGTCACATGTGTTGGAAACGTATTTTAACCACACAGAAAATACTCCTTTACAGGATAGAATGTGTGAATCAGTGTTAAAAACAGTTAAAGAAACGGCTCCGAAATTATTGAACGATATGGAAAATTATCAATATCGGGAAACTATTCTTTACTGTGGAACGGTGGCTTTAAATGGTACATTGAGTGTGGGTATCCGTGGCGATTGGGCAACGCATAATATCGAACATGCTGTTTCAGCTGTCTATGATATTCCTCATGCAGGGGGGCTTGCAATCTTATTTCCAAACTGGATGAAGCACTGTATGCACGAAAATCTTGATAAGTTAGTCAGATTGGGAACTGAGGTATTTGACGTTGATCCAGCTGGTAAATCAAAAGAGGAAATCGCTAATGATTGTATCCGTAATATAAGAGATTTCTGGACAGGAATCGGTGCTCCATCCCGATTGGCTGATTATGATATAGACGATTCCAAAATAGAGTTAATAGCAGACAAAGCAATGGTGAATGGAGAGTTCGGAAACTTTAAAAAGCTTAATAAAGAGGATGTACTATCTATTCTCAAAGCATCTTTATAG
- a CDS encoding MalY/PatB family protein, with amino-acid sequence MNSTTNTETIIDRKGTASYKWDNVDSLFAGSDLWPMWVADMDWASPVQVQEALITRIQHPIFGYTYASDSVYQAIINWMNEKHKWSLKRENISFSPGVVPSLSAAVLAFTEAGDQVMIQTPVYGPFHNVVKSNGRTLVTNRMKINQNQFEIDFGDFENKLRNGVKLFILCSPHNPGGTVWAKKDLERMISLCQHYQVPVISDEIHADLILYDNIHTPAGIISKDVITLMAPSKTFNIAGLHGSLILSENKDYLLKMEQQFLKQGIGGINVLAYTAMEAAYTHGAEWVSETVSKIEENIEILTDYVSKHLPKINIMIPQASFLVWIDLRDLGISDIEITERLIHKGKLALEPGAKYGQDGQGFVRMNIGCSKDTLTEGLRRLHEAFQDLN; translated from the coding sequence ATGAATAGTACAACAAATACAGAAACCATTATAGATCGTAAAGGAACAGCTTCGTATAAATGGGATAACGTTGATTCATTATTCGCAGGCAGTGACTTATGGCCGATGTGGGTGGCAGACATGGACTGGGCTTCGCCTGTTCAGGTACAGGAAGCTTTAATTACCCGCATACAGCACCCAATATTCGGATATACATATGCCTCCGATTCTGTATACCAGGCTATCATAAATTGGATGAACGAAAAGCATAAATGGTCACTTAAAAGAGAAAATATTTCTTTTAGTCCAGGTGTAGTTCCGTCCTTATCAGCAGCTGTTCTTGCATTTACTGAAGCTGGAGATCAAGTGATGATTCAAACACCTGTCTACGGTCCATTTCATAATGTCGTTAAAAGTAATGGCCGAACTCTTGTTACCAATAGAATGAAAATCAACCAAAATCAATTTGAAATTGATTTTGGAGACTTTGAAAACAAGCTTCGTAATGGAGTAAAATTATTCATCTTATGCAGCCCGCACAATCCTGGCGGAACGGTTTGGGCAAAGAAAGACCTTGAGAGAATGATTAGCCTATGTCAGCACTATCAAGTGCCTGTCATTTCCGATGAAATTCACGCTGACCTGATTCTTTATGACAATATTCACACACCTGCCGGAATCATCAGCAAAGATGTTATTACACTGATGGCTCCTAGTAAAACCTTTAATATCGCTGGATTGCATGGCTCTCTGATCCTAAGTGAAAATAAAGATTACCTCTTAAAAATGGAACAGCAATTCCTCAAGCAAGGTATTGGGGGCATTAATGTACTTGCCTATACTGCCATGGAAGCGGCCTACACACATGGTGCTGAGTGGGTGAGTGAGACCGTATCCAAAATTGAAGAGAATATTGAAATCCTGACTGATTATGTTTCTAAGCATTTACCGAAAATAAACATCATGATTCCTCAAGCATCTTTCCTTGTTTGGATCGATTTACGGGATTTAGGAATATCAGATATTGAAATCACAGAAAGGCTCATCCATAAAGGGAAATTGGCTCTTGAACCCGGTGCGAAATATGGGCAGGATGGCCAAGGATTTGTTCGAATGAATATAGGGTGCTCTAAGGATACTCTCACTGAGGGCTTGCGCAGATTGCACGAAGCATTCCAAGACCTCAACTAA
- the yugI gene encoding S1 domain-containing post-transcriptional regulator GSP13: MTTKYEVGQILTGKVTGIQPYGAFVALDENTQGLVHISEITYGFVKDINDQLKLGDEVKVKVLSVNEEAGKIALSIRATEEPPAVKQEARKPKKKSQQGSVKIPPAETPQGFNTLKDKLEEWIEQSKREDLIKK, translated from the coding sequence ATGACTACAAAATATGAAGTAGGTCAAATTCTTACAGGTAAAGTAACTGGCATTCAGCCTTACGGAGCATTCGTTGCTTTAGACGAAAATACACAAGGACTCGTTCATATTTCCGAAATTACGTACGGTTTTGTGAAAGATATTAATGATCAATTAAAATTAGGCGATGAAGTTAAAGTTAAAGTTCTTTCCGTTAATGAAGAAGCTGGGAAAATCGCTCTATCTATTCGTGCTACAGAAGAGCCACCAGCAGTTAAACAGGAAGCTCGTAAGCCTAAGAAAAAATCTCAACAAGGTTCAGTTAAAATTCCGCCTGCTGAAACACCACAAGGATTCAATACACTTAAAGATAAATTGGAAGAGTGGATTGAACAATCCAAACGCGAAGATCTTATTAAAAAATAA
- a CDS encoding glucose-6-phosphate isomerase, producing MTHIKFDYSKALEFFQEHEVSYMKDTVKQLHHTIHEKTGAGNDYLGWLSLPSDYDKEEFARIKKAAEKIKNDSDILLVIGIGGSYLGARAAIEMLQHSFFNILPSEKRKAPQIIFAGNNISSTYMRDLMDLLEGKDFSINVISKSGTTTEPAIAFRIFRKLLEEKYGAEAAKGRIYATTDKARGALKTVADEEGFETFVIPDDVGGRYSVLTAVGLLPIAASGADIDVIMKGAAAAEQDYSESELENNEAYQYAVVRNLLYRKGKTIEMLINYEPSLQYFSEWWKQLFGESEGKDQKGVYPSSANFSTDLHSLGQYVQEGRRDLFETVIKVEKPRHELVLEEAANDLDNLNYLAGQTVDFVNNKAFEGTLLAHTDGGVPNLVVSIPALDEYTFGYMVYFFEKACAMSCYLMGVNPFDQPGVEAYKVNMFALLGKAGFEEKKAELEKRLNS from the coding sequence ATGACTCATATTAAATTTGATTATTCAAAAGCACTAGAATTTTTCCAAGAGCATGAAGTGTCTTATATGAAGGATACTGTAAAGCAACTGCATCATACAATCCATGAAAAAACAGGAGCTGGTAATGATTATCTTGGATGGTTATCTTTGCCTTCTGATTATGATAAAGAAGAGTTTGCACGTATAAAGAAAGCAGCAGAAAAGATTAAAAACGATTCTGATATCTTATTAGTTATTGGGATTGGCGGATCTTATCTTGGAGCTAGAGCGGCAATTGAAATGCTTCAACACAGCTTCTTTAATATTCTGCCTAGTGAAAAGCGTAAAGCTCCGCAAATCATTTTTGCAGGTAACAATATCAGTTCTACATATATGCGCGATTTAATGGATCTTCTTGAAGGAAAAGATTTCTCGATTAATGTTATATCTAAATCCGGTACAACTACTGAACCAGCGATTGCCTTCCGTATTTTCCGTAAGCTATTGGAAGAAAAATATGGCGCAGAAGCAGCAAAGGGCCGCATTTATGCAACTACAGATAAAGCTAGAGGCGCTTTAAAAACAGTTGCTGATGAAGAAGGGTTTGAAACATTTGTCATTCCTGATGATGTAGGCGGACGTTATTCTGTTCTTACAGCTGTTGGATTACTGCCGATTGCTGCAAGCGGAGCGGATATCGATGTTATCATGAAAGGTGCAGCTGCAGCTGAGCAAGATTATTCTGAATCTGAATTAGAGAACAATGAGGCGTATCAATATGCAGTTGTTCGTAATCTTCTTTATCGTAAAGGGAAAACCATTGAGATGTTGATTAACTATGAGCCATCCTTACAGTATTTCTCCGAGTGGTGGAAACAGCTCTTTGGTGAAAGTGAAGGAAAAGATCAAAAAGGAGTTTATCCATCTTCTGCGAACTTCTCAACTGATCTTCACTCATTAGGACAATACGTGCAGGAAGGTCGCAGAGATCTGTTTGAAACAGTTATAAAAGTAGAAAAGCCACGCCATGAATTAGTTCTTGAAGAGGCAGCAAATGATTTGGATAACCTCAATTATTTAGCTGGACAAACAGTAGATTTCGTGAATAATAAGGCATTTGAGGGTACATTATTAGCTCATACAGATGGCGGAGTTCCGAACTTGGTTGTGAGCATTCCGGCACTTGATGAATATACATTTGGTTATATGGTCTACTTCTTCGAAAAAGCATGCGCAATGAGCTGCTATTTAATGGGGGTAAATCCATTTGATCAACCAGGTGTCGAAGCGTATAAAGTTAATATGTTCGCTTTACTTGGCAAAGCTGGCTTTGAAGAAAAGAAAGCTGAGCTTGAAAAACGATTAAATTCTTAA
- a CDS encoding helix-turn-helix domain-containing protein: MATIGENIRKYRIDKGMSVEELALRSRIGTHKLEQYEENELTPSLQVLLTISTALDCPASELMEHANPTGPCQLDPELHHLINTMGQKRAKLILKKTQDITEADFLRIMGNLKG; the protein is encoded by the coding sequence ATGGCTACAATTGGCGAAAATATTCGTAAGTACAGAATTGACAAAGGAATGAGTGTGGAAGAGCTAGCGTTACGCTCCAGAATCGGCACTCACAAACTTGAGCAATACGAGGAAAATGAATTAACACCAAGCCTCCAGGTTCTCCTGACTATTTCAACTGCATTGGATTGCCCTGCCTCCGAATTAATGGAGCATGCCAATCCAACAGGACCATGCCAACTAGATCCCGAACTCCATCACCTCATCAACACAATGGGGCAAAAGCGAGCGAAATTAATACTAAAGAAAACCCAAGACATAACCGAAGCCGACTTCCTAAGGATAATGGGGAATTTAAAAGGCTGA
- a CDS encoding Lrp/AsnC family transcriptional regulator gives MNLTAKEIEILNILEENARIPLDDIVKMTAMSKEEVELALKKLKESNIIVGYAALVDWSKVKDHEGVTAMIDVKVTPKRGVGFDETAKRIYRYEEVTSVYLMSGAYDLSVVIEGKSMNEVARFVSDKLSTLDSVISTTTHFILKKYKHDGTVFAPLDEDKRIVITP, from the coding sequence ATGAACCTTACAGCTAAGGAAATTGAGATTTTGAATATTCTCGAAGAAAACGCCAGAATCCCTCTGGATGATATAGTAAAAATGACAGCAATGTCTAAAGAGGAAGTTGAACTAGCCTTAAAAAAACTGAAAGAATCCAATATTATTGTTGGCTATGCCGCTTTGGTCGATTGGTCGAAAGTTAAAGATCACGAAGGAGTTACTGCCATGATTGATGTGAAAGTAACCCCTAAAAGAGGCGTAGGCTTTGATGAGACAGCAAAACGAATTTATCGCTATGAAGAGGTCACATCCGTTTATTTAATGTCAGGTGCTTATGACTTATCTGTGGTCATTGAGGGCAAGTCGATGAATGAGGTAGCGCGATTTGTTTCAGACAAATTATCGACTCTTGATTCAGTTATTTCTACAACGACTCACTTTATTCTTAAAAAGTATAAACATGATGGGACTGTATTTGCACCTCTTGATGAGGATAAAAGGATTGTGATAACTCCATGA
- a CDS encoding DUF378 domain-containing protein yields MSGIQRTALVLTIIGAINWGLIGFFQFDLVATVFGGGSQAGGFARVIYALVGIAGLVNLGLLFKPSEQTSSQEQPNPSKS; encoded by the coding sequence ATGAGTGGTATACAACGTACCGCACTTGTCTTAACAATTATAGGCGCCATTAACTGGGGACTTATCGGATTTTTCCAATTCGATTTGGTTGCCACTGTTTTTGGGGGCGGAAGCCAAGCTGGTGGTTTCGCACGTGTTATTTATGCACTTGTTGGAATTGCAGGCCTTGTCAATCTTGGATTATTATTCAAGCCAAGCGAACAAACAAGCAGCCAGGAACAACCAAATCCATCAAAATCATAA